A stretch of the Vigna radiata var. radiata cultivar VC1973A unplaced genomic scaffold, Vradiata_ver6 scaffold_43, whole genome shotgun sequence genome encodes the following:
- the LOC106752754 gene encoding probable inactive receptor kinase At5g10020 → MNSPPNLFISFLLLLLLFFTVFSTSSSASLPELRSLMEFKKGITKDPHNLLDSWAPAAVAESTAACPSTWQGVLCDEESGNVTGIVLDRLHLGGELKFHTLLDLKMLRNLSLSGNDFTGRLPPSLGSLSSLQHLDLSQNKFYGPIPARINDLWGLNYLNLSNNQFKGGFPSGLSNLQQLRVLDLHANALWAEIGDVLSTLRNVERVDLSLNQFFGGLSLTVENISGLANTVHFLNLSYNNLNGHFFKNSTIGLFRNLQVLDLSNNSITGELPSFGSLPALRVLRLPRNQLFGSVPEELLQTSVPLVELDLSVNGFTGSIAAINSTSLSILNLSSNSLSGSLPTSLTRCTVIDISRNMLSGDISVIQNWEAPLEVINLSSNKLSGSLPPTLGTYSKLFTVDLSLNELKGSIPRGLVTSSSVTRLNLSGNQLTGQLLLQGSGASELLLMPPYQPMEYLDVSNNSLEGALPSEIDRMSVLKLLNLARNEFSGPLPSELNKLLYLEYLDLSNNKFSGNIPDKLSSNLVVFNVSNNDLSGRVPENLRQFSPSSFRPGNGKLMLPNDSPETSSVPDNIPDKGRRHSSKGNIRIAIILASVGAAIMIAFVLLAYHRTQLKEFHGRSEFTGQNTRRDVKLGGLSRPSLFKFNTNVQPPTTSLSFSNDHLLTSNSRSLSGGQSEFITEISEHGLTQGMVATSSASVNPNLMDNPPTSSGRKSSPGSPLSSSPRFIEACEKPVMLDVYSPDRLAGELFFLDSSLAFTAEELSRAPAEVLGRSSHGTLYKATLDSGHMLTVKWLRVGLVKHKKEFAREVKRIGSMRHPNIVPLRAYYWGPREQERLLLADYIHGDNLALHLYESTPRRYSPLSFSQRIKVAVDVARCLLYLHDRGLPHGNLKPTNIVLASPDFSARLTDYGLHRLMTPAGIAEQILNLGALGYRAPELAAASKPVPSFKADVYALGVILMELLTRKSAGDIISGQSGAVDLTDWVRLCEREGRVMDCIDRDIAGGEESSKEMDELLAISLRCILPVNERPNIRQVFDDLCSISV, encoded by the exons ATGAATTCCCCACCCAACCTCTTCATCtcgtttcttcttcttcttcttctcttcttcactgTCTTCTCCACTTCTTCCTCCGCCTCACTCCCGGAGCTTCGATCTCTCATGGAATTCAAGAAGGGGATAACTAAAGATCCGCACAACCTTCTTGACTCCTGGGCTCCGGCGGCGGTCGCCGAGTCCACGGCTGCCTGTCCTTCTACTTGGCAGGGCGTTCTTTGCGACGAGGAGTCCGGCAACGTCACTGGAATCGTCCTCGACCGCCTCCACCTCGGCGGGGAGCTCAAGTTCCACACTCTCCTCGACCTCAAGATGCTCAGAAACCTCTCCCTCTCCGGCAACGATTTCACTGGAAGGTTGCCTCCTTCCCTGGGCTCGCTCTCCTCTCTCCAGCATTTGGATCTTTCGCAGAACAAGTTCTACGGCCCCATCCCCGCTCGGATCAACGACCTTTGGGGTCTTAATTACCTCAATTTGTCCAACAACCAGTTCAAGGGCGGCTTCCCCAGTGGCCTCTCCAACCTTCAGCAGCTCCGAGTCCTCGATTTGCATGCCAACGCTCTCTGGGCGGAAATTGGGGACGTCCTCTCTACTCTACGGAATGTGGAGCGCGTTGATTTGAGTCTTAACCAGTTCTTTGGTGGACTTTCCCTCACTGTGGAGAATATTTCTGGATTGGCCAACACGGTACATTTTCTTAACCTCAGTTACAACAACTTGAACGGTCACTTCTTTAAGAACTCCACCATTGGTCTGTTTCGCAACCTGCAAGTTTTGGACTTGAGTAACAATTCCATCACCGGTGAGCTTCCTTCTTTTGGCTCATTACCTGCACTTCGCGTTCTTAGGCTTCCCAGGAACCAACTGTTTGGGTCCGTGCCCGAGGAGTTGTTGCAAACTTCAGTGCCACTGGTAGAATTGGATCTTAGCGTCAACGGGTTTACCG GCTCAATAGCTGCAATCAACTCTACAAGTTTAAGTATTTTGAATCTTTCATCCAATAGTTTGTCAGGATCGTTGCCAACTTCTTTGACCAGATGTACGGTCATTGACATTAGCAGAAATATGCTATCTGGTGACATTTCTGTTATACAGAACTGGGAAGCCCCACTGGAGGTTATTAATCTGAGTTCAAACAAGCTGTCAGGATCCTTGCCCCCTACTTTAGGAACCTATTCAAAATTGTTTACAGTTGATTTAAGTTTAAATGAGCTCAAGGGATCCATTCCACGAGGTTTAGTTACTTCATCATCAGTGACACGACTGAATCTTTCTGGAAATCAGCTCACAGGGCAACTTCTGCTTCAAGGTTCAGGAGCCAGTGAGTTACTCCTTATGCCTCCTTATCAACCAATGGAATATCTTGATGTATCTAATAACTCCTTAGAAGGCGCCTTGCCTTCTGAAATAGATAGGATGAGTGTCCTCAAACTGCTGAATTTGGCTAGGAATGAGTTTTCCGGACCGCTGCCAAGTGAATTGAACAAACTTCTTTATTTGGAGTACCTTGATTTGTCTAACAACAAATTTTCTGGAAATATTCCTGATAAGCTTTCATCCAACTTAGTTGTATTTAATGTGTCCAATAATGATCTATCTGGTCGAGTTCCAGAAAATTTGCGACAGTTCTCTCCTTCATCCTTTCGCCCTGGAAATGGAAAGTTAATGTTACCAAATGATTCTCCTGAGACTTCTTCGGTGCCTGATAACATTCCAGATAAGGGTAGACGTCATAGTTCAAAGGGTAATATCAGGATAGCAATTATTCTTGCCTCTGTAGGTGCTGCTATTATGATTGCTTTTGTTTTATTGGCATATCATCGAACACAACTAAAAGAATTTCATGGAAGAAGTGAGTTCACTGGTCAAAATACTAGAAGAGATGTCAAGTTAGGAGGACTTTCGAGGCCTTCCCTCTTCAAGTTCAATACAAATGTTCAACCCCCAACAACCTCATTGAGCTTTTCGAATGACCACCTTCTGACTTCCAATTCGAGGTCACTCTCTGGTGGACAGTCAGAGTTTATAACTGAAATTTCTGAGCATGGCTTAACGCAGGGAATGGTGGCTACTAGTTCAGCATCTGTAAATCCTAATTTGATGGATAACCCTCCCACTTCATCTGGAAGGAAGTCTTCTCCTGGTTCCCCATTGTCATCCTCACCACGTTTCATAGAGGCTTGTGAAAAGCCAGTGATGTTGGATGTTTACTCACCAGATCGGTTGGCTGGGGAATTGTTTTTCCTGGACTCTTCCCTGGCATTCACTGCAGAGGAATTATCTAGAGCACCAGCTGAAGTTCTTGGCAGAAGTAGCCATGGCACTTTATATAAAGCAACTTTGGACAGTGGTCATATGTTGACTGTAAAATGGTTACGGGTGGGATTGGTAAAACATAAAAAGGAATTTGCTAGAGAAGTTAAAAGGATTGGTTCTATGAGGCATCCAAACATTGTCCCATTACGAGCATACTATTGGGGGCCTAGGGAACAAGAAAGGCTCCTTTTAGCTGACTATATACATGGGGACAATTTGGCCCTTCATCTCTATG AAAGCACACCCAGAAGGTACTCCCCGTTATCATTCAGCCAGAGAATAAAAGTTGCTGTTGATGTTGCACGATGTCTTCTATACCTTCATGACCGAGGACTTCCCCATGGAAATCTGAAGCCCACGAATATAGTTTTGGCAAGCCCTGATTTCAGTGCTCGTCTTACTGACTATGGTCTGCACCGGCTGATGACTCCGGCTGGAATTGCAGAGCAGATACTGAACCTTGGAGCACTTGGATACCGTGCTCCGGAACTTGCTGCTGCATCAAAACCCGTTCCTTCGTTTAAGGCCGATGTGTATGCTCTTGGTGTTATCCTAATGGAATTGTTGACAAGAAAAAGTGCAGGTGACATAATATCGGGGCAGTCAGGTGCTGTTGATCTTACAGATTGGGTTAGGCTGTGTGAGCGAGAAGGAAGGGTAATGGACTGTATCGACAGAGACATTGCAGGTGGGGAAGAATCCTCCAAAGAGATGGATGAACTGCTTGCAATATCTCTCAGGTGTATTCTCCCTGTAAATGAGAGGCCTAACATCAGACAAGTTTTTGACGATCTGTGTTCAATATCCGTTTGA